One Anas platyrhynchos isolate ZD024472 breed Pekin duck chromosome W, IASCAAS_PekinDuck_T2T, whole genome shotgun sequence DNA segment encodes these proteins:
- the LOC119714327 gene encoding katanin p60 ATPase-containing subunit A-like 2: protein MIKHWLPSLSNSRGVELRTDLDYSLLGQKTDGYSGSDIKLVCKEATMRTVRKIFDALENHQQGNSNLPVIQLDTITTADFLDVIAHTKPSAKKLSQKYTAWQREFESVWREKS, encoded by the exons ATGATCAAGCACTGGCTGCCCTCTCTGAGCAACAGCAGAGGAGTGGAGCTGAGAACAGATCTGGACTACAGCTTGCTGGGACAG AAAACTGATGGGTACTCTGGTTCTGACATCAAACTCGTGTGCAAGGAAGCAACCATGAGAACAGTGAGGAAAATCTTTGATGCTCTTGAAAACCATCAGCAAG GTAACAGTAACTTACCTGTGATCCAACTGGACACAATCACAACAGCAGATTTCCTAGATGTGATTGCCCATACCAAGCCATCGGCAAAAAAGCTGAGCCAGAAGTACACAGCTTGGCAGAGAGAGTTTGAGTCAGTTTGGAGAGAAAAATCCTAA